From one Rhodamnia argentea isolate NSW1041297 chromosome 1, ASM2092103v1, whole genome shotgun sequence genomic stretch:
- the LOC115753612 gene encoding O-fucosyltransferase 23 — protein sequence MGLLSNCKSSKVLVPPLSSIACKCFALVIIVLVLRAAFISTVYGGFQPNQIAMSPNFSLSYTSEYGIRKDKFVEVPQIVWGLNNQKIAFARACLTARMLNRTLLMPRLSASLFYKEIDLLQPISFDKVFQFERFNSLCDGFVRLGYYSDVSNQTGAFEVQKGSGRRWTIQRDMDQLRQSSQDPIDRYEVIRITGKNPFLWHDHWPVKDYARIFECLVLVHEIARQADKVINKIREAGREVKGKAEASRHDLEGHQLQSVSYVAVHMRIEKDWMIHCKKLEQRLNVNQICSSKAEITERVGNILGLKTPTVVYLAVADVLLEDSSIVSGWKEGLLPFEKKKLGVDGIYKKYPYLIKSAIDYEVCLRADVFVGNSYSTFSSLIVLERTQKMLRMGVGNSCGSGTDVRWPSYAYNIPGESKGPQRWMTNMDDSSLQAISFGSNLISC from the coding sequence ATGGGCTTATTATCTAACTGTAAAAGTTCGAAAGTGCTTGTTCCTCCCTTGAGTTCCATTGCATGTAAATGTTTTGCTCTGGTCATCATTGTTTTGGTTCTTAGAGCAGCCTTCATTTCCACTGTCTATGGCGGGTTTCAGCCGAATCAGATTGCAATGAGCCCGAACTTTTCCTTGTCATATACATCTGAGTATGGCATCAGGAAGGACAAATTCGTGGAGGTTCCTCAAATTGTTTGGGGGTTAAACAATCAGAAAATTGCATTTGCTAGGGCTTGTCTTACTGCTAGAATGCTTAACCGGACTCTTCTGATGCCAAGGTTGAGCGCTTCTTTGTTTTACAAGGAAATTGATCTTTTGCAACCAATATCATTTGATAAGGTCTTCCAGTTTGAAAGGTTTAATTCACTTTGTGATGGGTTTGTCCGGTTGGGCTATTACTCTGATGTTTCCAACCAAACAGGAGCATTTGAGGTACAAAAGGGAAGTGGTAGGAGATGGACTATCCAGAGAGATATGGATCAGTTGAGGCAGTCTAGCCAGGACCCAATTGACAGATATGAGGTTATCCGTATTACCGGTAAGAATCCATTTTTGTGGCATGATCATTGGCCTGTTAAGGATTATGCGAGGATTTTTGAGTGCTTAGTTTTAGTCCATGAGATTGCTAGGCAGGCAGATAAAGTTATCAACAAGATTAGAGAAGCCGGCAGAGAGGTCAAAGGTAAAGCAGAAGCTTCGCGGCATGATTTAGAAGGGCATCAATTACAATCTGTTTCTTATGTTGCTGTGCACATGAGGATAGAGAAAGACTGGATGATTCATTGTAAGAAGTTAGAGCAACGGTTGAATGTTAATCAAATTTGTAGTAGCAAGGCTGAGATTACAGAGAGAGTGGGGAACATTTTAGGCCTCAAAACTCCAACTGTCGTTTATCTTGCCGTGGCCGACGTCCTTCTAGAAGATTCTTCTATCGTGAGTGGTTGGAAGGAGGGTTTGCTTCCAtttgagaagaagaaattgGGTGTGGATGGAATTTACAAAAAGTACCCTTATCTTATTAAGTCAGCGATCGATTATGAGGTTTGCTTAAGGGCCGATGTTTTCGTCGGGAATAGCTATTCTACATTTTCAAGCCTCATAGTTCTAGAGAGAACACAGAAGATGTTGAGGATGGGGGTGGGGAACTCATGCGGAAGTGGAACAGATGTGAGATGGCCTTCATATGCTTACAACATACCGGGGGAATCAAAGGGTCCTCAAAGATGGATGACAAACATGGATGATTCAAGCCTTCAAGCAATTAGCTTTGGTTCAAATCTCATTTCTTGTTGA